A part of Thermotoga petrophila RKU-1 genomic DNA contains:
- the deoC gene encoding deoxyribose-phosphate aldolase has protein sequence MIEYRIEEAIARYREYYEFKPARESAGIEDVRSAIEHTNLKPFATPDDIKKLCLEARENRFYGVCVNPCYVKLAREELEGTDVKVVTVVGFPLGANETRTKAHEAIFAVESGADEIDMVINVGMLKAKEWEYVYEDIRSVVESVKGKVVKVIIETCYLDTEEKIAACVISKLAGAHFVKTSTGFGTGGATAEDVHLMKWIVGDEMGVKASGGIRTFEDAVKMIMYGADRIGTSSGVKIVQGGEERYGG, from the coding sequence ATGATAGAGTACAGAATTGAGGAGGCAATAGCGAGGTACAGAGAGTACTACGAGTTCAAGCCCGCCAGAGAAAGCGCGGGTATCGAAGATGTGAGAAGTGCTATAGAGCACACGAATCTGAAACCGTTTGCCACACCAGACGATATAAAAAAACTCTGTCTTGAAGCAAGGGAAAATCGTTTCTATGGAGTCTGTGTGAATCCGTGTTATGTGAAACTGGCTCGTGAAGAACTCGAAGGAACCGATGTGAAAGTCGTCACCGTTGTTGGTTTTCCACTGGGAGCGAACGAAACTCGGACGAAAGCCCATGAGGCGATTTTCGCTGTTGAGAGTGGAGCCGATGAGATCGATATGGTCATCAACGTTGGCATGCTCAAGGCAAAAGAGTGGGAGTACGTTTACGAGGATATAAGAAGTGTTGTCGAATCGGTGAAAGGAAAAGTTGTGAAGGTGATCATCGAAACGTGCTATCTGGATACGGAAGAGAAGATAGCGGCGTGTGTCATTTCCAAACTCGCTGGAGCTCATTTCGTGAAGACTTCCACGGGATTTGGAACAGGAGGGGCGACCGCAGAAGACGTTCATCTCATGAAATGGATCGTGGGAGATGAGATGGGTGTAAAAGCTTCCGGAGGGATCAGAACCTTCGAGGACGCTGTTAAAATGATCATGTACGGTGCTGATAGAATAGGAACGAGTTCGGGAGTTAAGATCGTTCAGGGGGGAGAAGAGAGATATGGAGGTTGA
- the tgt gene encoding tRNA guanosine(34) transglycosylase Tgt — MEFEVKKTFGKARLGVMKLHHGAVETPVFMPVGTNASVKLLTPRDLEEAGAEIILSNTFHLMLKPGVEIIKLHRGLHNFMGWKRPILTDSGGFQVFSLPKIRIDDEGVVFRSPIDGSKVFLNPEISMEVQIALGSDICMVFDHCPVPDADYEEVKEATERTYRWALRSKKAFKTENQALFGIVQGGIYPDLRRESALQLTSIGFDGYAIGGLSIGEERSLTLEMTEVTVEFLPEDKPRYFMGGGSPELILELVDRGVDMFDSVFPTRIARHGTALTWNGKLNLKASYNKRSLEPVDERCGCYTCKNFTRSYIHHLFDRGEVLGQILLTIHNINFMISLMKEVRRSIESGTFKELKSKVVEVYSSGGVNV; from the coding sequence GTGGAGTTCGAAGTGAAAAAAACTTTCGGAAAAGCAAGACTGGGTGTCATGAAGCTTCACCACGGAGCTGTTGAAACTCCTGTTTTCATGCCGGTTGGAACCAACGCGAGCGTGAAGCTTCTCACTCCCAGAGATCTGGAAGAAGCAGGAGCGGAGATAATTCTTTCGAACACGTTTCATCTCATGTTGAAACCCGGTGTGGAGATCATAAAGCTTCACAGGGGACTTCACAACTTCATGGGATGGAAAAGACCGATACTCACCGACAGCGGAGGTTTTCAAGTTTTCAGCCTTCCAAAGATCAGGATAGACGATGAAGGTGTGGTCTTCAGATCTCCTATTGACGGTTCGAAAGTTTTCCTGAATCCAGAGATATCCATGGAGGTTCAGATCGCTCTGGGATCGGATATCTGCATGGTCTTCGATCACTGTCCTGTACCCGATGCCGATTACGAAGAGGTGAAAGAGGCAACAGAGAGAACCTATCGATGGGCTCTGAGATCTAAAAAGGCTTTCAAAACGGAGAATCAAGCACTCTTTGGAATCGTTCAGGGAGGGATCTACCCGGATCTGCGGAGAGAAAGCGCTCTTCAGCTTACATCGATTGGATTCGATGGATACGCCATAGGAGGATTGAGCATAGGTGAAGAAAGATCCCTCACTCTTGAAATGACCGAAGTCACGGTGGAGTTTCTTCCGGAAGATAAACCCCGTTACTTCATGGGAGGAGGGTCTCCAGAACTCATACTCGAGCTCGTTGATCGAGGAGTGGATATGTTCGACAGCGTCTTCCCAACCAGGATAGCAAGGCACGGAACTGCGCTCACCTGGAATGGGAAACTCAACCTCAAGGCCTCTTACAACAAGCGGTCCCTCGAACCGGTGGACGAAAGGTGCGGGTGTTATACCTGCAAGAATTTCACGCGGTCTTACATCCATCACCTCTTCGATCGAGGAGAAGTCCTTGGGCAGATACTCCTCACGATTCACAACATCAACTTCATGATCTCTTTGATGAAGGAAGTAAGGCGTTCTATAGAGAGTGGAACCTTCAAGGAACTGAAAAGCAAAGTGGTAGAAGTCTATTCTTCAGGGGGTGTGAATGTATGA
- the ffh gene encoding signal recognition particle protein, whose amino-acid sequence MFENLQEKLSRVFKNLSGRGKITEKNVKDAIREVKLSLLEADVNYKVVKEFVDHVLQKALGEEVLRSLTPDQQFIKIVRDELVRIMGEKNEPLRLVHRPAPIMMVGLQGSGKTTTCAKLAKLLKKEGRNPLLVAADLYRPAAVDQLVKLGNQIGINVVHDYNKTPVEIVKEAVDVAESTGKDILIVDTAGRLHIDEEMMKELEEIKKILNPDEILLVVDAMMGQDAVNTAKVFDERLDLTGFVVTKMDGDARGGVILSIKYVTGKPVKFIGTSEKIDGLEPFHPDRIANRILGMGDVLSLIEKVEKELDQEKMKKSAEKFLKAEFTLEDFKEQLQEMKKLGPLSSILEMLPGAPKVDVEMSEKELKKIEAIINSMTIEERRNPGIINASRKRRIARGSGTTVQDVNKLLKSYEQMKALMKRMKKGRFKIPFGF is encoded by the coding sequence ATGTTCGAGAATCTTCAGGAGAAGCTGTCCAGAGTTTTCAAGAATCTGTCTGGACGCGGAAAGATCACAGAAAAGAATGTAAAAGACGCGATCAGGGAAGTGAAACTTTCCCTGCTCGAAGCCGATGTCAACTACAAAGTTGTGAAAGAATTCGTGGACCACGTCCTCCAGAAAGCTCTCGGAGAGGAAGTTCTCAGGAGTCTCACACCGGACCAGCAGTTCATAAAGATAGTGAGAGACGAGCTTGTAAGAATCATGGGAGAAAAGAACGAACCATTGAGACTCGTCCACAGACCAGCTCCCATAATGATGGTGGGACTTCAGGGAAGTGGAAAGACCACAACGTGTGCGAAACTCGCAAAACTCCTCAAAAAAGAGGGAAGGAATCCTTTGCTTGTCGCAGCGGATCTGTACCGTCCCGCAGCCGTTGATCAGCTTGTGAAGCTTGGAAATCAGATTGGTATAAACGTTGTTCACGATTACAACAAAACACCCGTTGAGATAGTGAAAGAAGCTGTAGACGTTGCTGAGAGTACAGGAAAAGATATTCTGATAGTGGATACCGCTGGTCGACTTCACATAGACGAAGAGATGATGAAAGAGCTGGAAGAGATAAAGAAAATCCTGAACCCAGATGAGATCCTGCTCGTCGTTGACGCGATGATGGGGCAGGACGCAGTCAATACCGCCAAGGTGTTCGATGAAAGGCTCGATTTAACAGGATTCGTCGTAACAAAGATGGACGGAGATGCAAGAGGCGGAGTCATTCTCTCCATAAAGTACGTGACGGGGAAGCCCGTCAAATTCATTGGAACGAGTGAAAAAATCGACGGTCTGGAGCCGTTCCATCCAGACAGAATCGCAAACCGAATCCTGGGAATGGGGGACGTTCTTTCACTGATCGAAAAAGTGGAAAAGGAACTCGATCAGGAAAAGATGAAGAAAAGCGCAGAAAAGTTCCTGAAGGCAGAGTTCACCCTGGAAGATTTCAAAGAACAGCTTCAGGAGATGAAAAAACTCGGACCTCTTTCTTCCATTCTTGAGATGCTTCCAGGTGCACCAAAGGTCGATGTGGAGATGAGTGAAAAGGAGCTGAAAAAGATCGAGGCCATCATAAATTCGATGACCATAGAAGAGAGAAGAAATCCCGGTATAATAAACGCCAGTAGAAAAAGGAGAATTGCACGTGGAAGTGGAACCACTGTCCAGGATGTGAACAAACTTCTCAAAAGCTATGAACAGATGAAAGCTCTAATGAAGAGGATGAAAAAAGGTAGATTCAAAATACCATTTGGATTCTGA
- a CDS encoding acylphosphatase yields the protein MKALKIRVEGIVQGVGFRYFTRRVAKSLGVKGYVMNMDDGSVFIHAEGDENALRRFLNEVAKGPPAAVVTNVSVEETTPEGYEDFTIKYY from the coding sequence ATGAAGGCTCTGAAAATAAGAGTTGAGGGGATTGTTCAAGGAGTGGGCTTTCGATATTTCACAAGAAGAGTTGCGAAGTCTCTTGGTGTGAAGGGTTACGTGATGAACATGGATGATGGGTCTGTTTTCATACACGCCGAAGGTGATGAAAATGCCCTTCGGCGTTTTTTGAATGAGGTAGCGAAAGGCCCACCTGCGGCGGTTGTGACGAACGTGAGTGTGGAAGAAACTACGCCTGAAGGATACGAGGACTTCACGATCAAGTATTATTAA
- the rpsP gene encoding 30S ribosomal protein S16, with amino-acid sequence MVRIRLTRMGKRHQPFYRIVVVDSRKRRDGAYIESLGYYNPLKEGEIKIDVERAVEWILKGAQPSDTVRDIFRKFGVMKRVHEIKYGKKEEATAE; translated from the coding sequence GTGGTAAGGATCAGACTCACAAGGATGGGAAAAAGACACCAGCCTTTCTACAGGATAGTCGTTGTTGATAGCAGGAAGAGGAGAGATGGTGCTTACATCGAGTCTCTTGGATACTACAACCCTCTGAAAGAAGGGGAAATAAAGATCGATGTGGAAAGAGCCGTGGAATGGATTCTGAAAGGAGCTCAGCCGAGCGACACTGTGAGGGATATCTTCAGAAAATTCGGGGTTATGAAGAGGGTCCACGAGATAAAGTACGGAAAGAAAGAGGAGGCCACGGCTGAATGA
- a CDS encoding mechanosensitive ion channel family protein: MLTRLILTAVTVVVSYLVFKWLFKLIEKSVEKLGKELQMRNTLRFFLGLIISVIAVMIILDIWDLSLAPLLAGVGIGGLVIGLALQEPLANFFSGLFLLVSRAVKEGEALEAGGVSGTVEVVNLNHTVIRTWDGRRVMIPNKAVWNDKIIHFWPSNVRRQEIVVGVPYSADLRKVVEIFQKALEDEETVEKDPAPAIVFSAFNSSSIDFIIRFWVNRDNFFEGMKRLAFRIKDYLEKEGIYIPFPQLDVHFDEEFIRAWKHEGSENKS, encoded by the coding sequence TTGCTCACCAGACTGATCCTAACGGCGGTAACGGTTGTTGTTTCTTATCTGGTTTTCAAATGGCTGTTCAAGCTCATTGAAAAGAGTGTGGAAAAGCTCGGAAAAGAGCTTCAAATGAGAAACACCCTCAGATTTTTCCTGGGATTGATCATCTCTGTGATCGCGGTGATGATAATTCTCGACATCTGGGATTTAAGTCTTGCACCACTTCTCGCTGGAGTGGGTATCGGAGGTCTTGTCATAGGTCTTGCTCTTCAGGAACCGCTGGCCAATTTCTTCTCAGGGTTGTTCCTTCTAGTGTCTCGGGCTGTCAAGGAAGGAGAGGCTCTGGAGGCCGGTGGAGTCTCCGGAACCGTTGAAGTGGTGAATTTGAATCATACCGTGATCAGGACCTGGGATGGTCGAAGAGTGATGATACCGAACAAAGCCGTCTGGAACGACAAGATAATACATTTCTGGCCTTCGAACGTTAGAAGACAGGAAATTGTGGTGGGAGTTCCTTACTCGGCTGATTTGAGGAAAGTGGTGGAGATCTTCCAGAAGGCGCTGGAAGACGAAGAGACTGTTGAAAAAGATCCAGCACCAGCTATCGTTTTCTCTGCCTTCAACAGCTCTTCCATAGACTTCATTATCAGATTCTGGGTCAACCGTGATAACTTCTTCGAAGGTATGAAGAGATTGGCTTTCAGAATAAAGGATTATCTGGAAAAAGAGGGAATCTACATACCTTTCCCACAACTCGATGTGCATTTTGACGAAGAATTCATAAGGGCGTGGAAGCATGAAGGCTCTGAAAATAAGAGTTGA
- the rplS gene encoding 50S ribosomal protein L19 yields the protein MDHLVKIIEKKYEKKEIPDFRPGDTVRVHVKVIEGDRERTQVFEGIVIAKRGSGINKTFTVRRIGSHGVGVERIFPVHSPVVEKIEVVRKGKVRRAKLYYLRNVRGKIRIKERRD from the coding sequence ATGGATCATCTTGTGAAAATCATCGAAAAGAAATATGAAAAAAAGGAGATTCCCGATTTCAGACCAGGAGACACCGTGAGGGTGCACGTGAAAGTTATAGAAGGTGACAGAGAAAGAACACAGGTGTTTGAAGGAATCGTCATCGCAAAGAGAGGTTCCGGAATAAACAAAACGTTCACAGTGAGAAGAATAGGCAGCCACGGTGTTGGAGTAGAAAGGATCTTCCCCGTCCACTCCCCGGTTGTTGAGAAGATCGAGGTTGTGAGAAAGGGTAAGGTGAGGAGAGCCAAGCTCTACTACCTCAGGAACGTCAGAGGTAAGATCAGGATCAAGGAGCGCAGAGATTGA
- the trmD gene encoding tRNA (guanosine(37)-N1)-methyltransferase TrmD, which translates to MRITIVTIFPEMVEVIKKYGVIARAVERGIVEINVENLRDYTTDRHRTVDDYQYGGGYGMVMKPEPFFRFYESYVEKYGKPYVILTSPQGRIFNYKIAEELSKKDDIVIFCGRYEGIDERVMSIVDDEISIGDYILTGGELPAMVITDAVVRLVPGVVERESVERESFHQGLLDHPVYTRPYEYKGMKVPDVLLSGDHEKVELWRRKESIKKTLAKRPDLFLAKELDEMDKLAIIELFRELMEKC; encoded by the coding sequence ATGAGAATCACAATAGTGACTATATTCCCTGAAATGGTCGAAGTTATAAAGAAGTACGGCGTCATAGCTCGGGCGGTAGAAAGAGGTATCGTGGAGATAAACGTGGAGAATTTGAGGGATTACACCACCGACAGGCACAGAACGGTTGACGATTATCAATACGGCGGCGGATACGGCATGGTGATGAAACCTGAACCTTTCTTCAGATTCTACGAAAGTTACGTAGAAAAATATGGAAAACCTTACGTTATTCTCACAAGTCCGCAGGGGAGAATTTTCAACTACAAGATAGCAGAAGAACTTTCAAAGAAGGACGACATCGTTATATTCTGTGGAAGGTACGAGGGAATAGATGAAAGAGTGATGAGCATCGTTGACGATGAAATATCCATAGGAGACTACATACTCACGGGTGGAGAGCTCCCCGCCATGGTCATAACTGACGCTGTTGTGAGGCTTGTACCGGGTGTTGTCGAGAGAGAATCCGTAGAAAGAGAATCGTTTCATCAGGGACTACTCGATCATCCCGTTTACACAAGGCCGTATGAGTACAAGGGTATGAAAGTTCCAGATGTTCTCCTCTCTGGAGACCACGAAAAGGTGGAGCTCTGGAGAAGAAAGGAGAGCATAAAGAAAACACTGGCAAAGAGGCCAGATCTTTTCTTAGCGAAGGAACTGGACGAAATGGACAAATTGGCTATAATAGAGTTGTTCAGGGAGTTGATGGAAAAATGTTAG
- a CDS encoding cyclodeaminase/cyclohydrolase family protein, with translation MEVERLSLKEFCDMVAERKPTPGGGAVGSVVGAMACALAEMVANFTRKKKGYEDVEPEMERIVEAMEEARLKLFDLAKKDMEAFEKVMKAYKSSEGELQNALKEAASVPMDVIRVMKDLAHELEKLAEFGNKNLASDTLNAADLCHAVFQVEKVNVLINLKEISDETFRKNMLEELEEQEAQIEGCYQRVKKMLEGIVWSSK, from the coding sequence ATGGAGGTTGAACGCCTTTCGCTCAAAGAATTCTGCGATATGGTTGCAGAGAGAAAGCCAACTCCTGGTGGGGGAGCGGTTGGATCAGTCGTGGGAGCCATGGCATGTGCCCTCGCTGAAATGGTTGCGAATTTCACCAGGAAGAAAAAGGGTTACGAAGATGTGGAACCGGAGATGGAGAGGATAGTTGAGGCAATGGAAGAAGCGAGACTGAAACTCTTCGATCTTGCAAAGAAAGACATGGAAGCCTTTGAAAAGGTCATGAAAGCTTACAAATCCTCTGAAGGAGAGCTTCAGAATGCTCTGAAGGAAGCTGCTTCTGTACCGATGGACGTGATAAGGGTGATGAAAGACCTCGCACACGAGCTCGAGAAGCTCGCCGAATTTGGAAACAAGAATCTGGCATCGGACACGTTGAACGCCGCAGATCTCTGCCACGCGGTCTTTCAGGTTGAGAAGGTGAACGTTCTGATCAATTTGAAAGAGATTTCAGACGAGACTTTCAGGAAAAACATGCTGGAAGAGCTCGAAGAACAGGAAGCACAGATTGAAGGCTGTTATCAAAGGGTGAAGAAGATGCTGGAGGGAATCGTGTGGAGTTCGAAGTGA
- a CDS encoding RNA methyltransferase — MLEKVYVALIHYPIKGKDGSIISTAVTNLDVHDIARTARTYNLKGYYIVTNLRAQQDMVSKMLKFWREGFGSRYNPSRAESLKLVKLKSYLEDVLEDIESVEGERPLIFFTSAKKRENDISFEEGRRIIIETEKPVLILLGTGWGLPDEILEISDYVLEPIRAQSDFNHLSVRAAAAIIIDRLIGENYARRD; from the coding sequence ATGTTAGAGAAGGTGTACGTGGCCCTGATTCATTACCCTATAAAAGGAAAAGACGGCAGCATCATATCAACGGCCGTGACAAACCTCGATGTCCACGATATAGCAAGGACTGCGAGAACGTACAACCTCAAGGGATACTACATTGTGACTAACCTCAGAGCGCAGCAGGATATGGTAAGCAAGATGTTAAAATTCTGGAGAGAAGGTTTTGGAAGCCGGTACAATCCTTCCAGAGCGGAATCTCTCAAGCTCGTGAAGCTCAAATCCTATCTGGAGGATGTGCTGGAAGACATAGAAAGTGTCGAAGGAGAAAGACCTTTGATCTTCTTCACCTCTGCGAAAAAACGCGAAAATGACATTTCTTTCGAAGAGGGAAGAAGAATAATCATAGAAACCGAAAAACCTGTTCTCATACTTCTCGGTACAGGCTGGGGTCTTCCCGATGAAATTCTCGAGATATCCGATTACGTACTGGAGCCCATAAGGGCGCAGTCTGATTTCAACCATCTTTCCGTGAGAGCGGCTGCTGCCATCATCATCGATCGGTTGATAGGAGAAAATTACGCGAGGAGGGATTGA
- a CDS encoding KH domain-containing protein, which translates to MKELLEKILRGIVKHPEEVVVMEFDEEGKKVYEIVVNEEDVGQVIGKDGRTIKSLKILLSALMGDSKEITIKVVR; encoded by the coding sequence ATGAAGGAGCTCCTCGAGAAGATTCTTCGGGGAATAGTGAAGCATCCCGAAGAGGTTGTGGTCATGGAGTTCGACGAAGAAGGAAAGAAAGTATACGAAATCGTTGTGAACGAAGAAGATGTTGGACAGGTCATAGGAAAAGATGGAAGAACGATAAAATCTTTGAAGATACTTCTGAGTGCACTCATGGGAGATTCTAAGGAGATCACCATCAAGGTGGTCCGGTGA
- the rimM gene encoding ribosome maturation factor RimM (Essential for efficient processing of 16S rRNA), with amino-acid sequence MIRTIQDLLNERVAIGKIVNTHGLKGEVKFFPYTNSEEIVKNLSSVVLYNSEKKAFYNLTVESVRRMNKLFLIRFKSIDTIEAAERIKGCEVFIKYEELPKLSEDEYYFYEILDCDVFYESGENVGKVVDIIETGSNDVLVVRKKKKETLIPMTKDCIVEIDKGAKKIIAKEMEWI; translated from the coding sequence ATGATAAGAACCATTCAAGACCTGTTGAATGAAAGAGTGGCGATTGGAAAGATCGTCAACACACACGGCCTCAAGGGAGAGGTCAAGTTCTTCCCTTACACGAACTCTGAGGAAATCGTGAAGAACCTCTCCAGTGTGGTTCTTTACAACAGCGAGAAGAAGGCGTTTTACAACCTCACCGTTGAGTCTGTGAGGAGGATGAACAAGCTCTTTCTCATCAGGTTCAAATCGATAGACACGATAGAAGCCGCAGAAAGGATCAAAGGTTGTGAAGTCTTCATAAAATACGAGGAGCTTCCAAAACTCAGCGAAGACGAATACTACTTTTACGAAATACTGGACTGCGATGTTTTCTACGAGTCGGGCGAAAACGTTGGAAAAGTAGTTGACATAATAGAAACCGGTTCGAACGACGTACTCGTGGTGAGAAAAAAGAAGAAGGAAACCCTGATCCCCATGACGAAGGACTGTATAGTTGAAATCGACAAAGGTGCGAAAAAGATCATAGCAAAGGAAATGGAGTGGATTTGA
- a CDS encoding HD domain-containing protein yields MISRERAMELLKTHVKTKNLVKHCLAAEAVMRALAREFNEDEEKWGLAGLLHDLDYDYTKDKPEEHGLKTLEILKNEDVPEDVLNAILAHCEKKTPETLMEKALYAVDPTTGFIVAAALIRPEKKLDVIDVDFLLRRFKEKAFAKGASREQMKTCENFGLSLEKFLEISLEAMKTIASELGL; encoded by the coding sequence TTGATCAGCAGGGAAAGGGCAATGGAGTTGTTGAAAACCCACGTTAAAACGAAAAATCTTGTGAAGCACTGTCTTGCAGCGGAAGCTGTTATGAGAGCTCTTGCGAGGGAATTCAACGAGGACGAAGAAAAATGGGGTCTTGCCGGACTTCTTCACGATCTGGATTACGACTACACCAAAGATAAACCCGAGGAACATGGCTTGAAGACCCTGGAAATCCTGAAAAATGAGGACGTACCCGAAGACGTTCTCAACGCTATTCTGGCCCACTGTGAAAAGAAAACTCCAGAAACTTTGATGGAGAAGGCTTTGTATGCGGTGGATCCAACCACTGGTTTTATAGTAGCGGCCGCACTGATCAGACCAGAGAAGAAACTGGATGTTATCGATGTGGATTTTCTGCTGAGGAGATTCAAGGAAAAGGCCTTTGCGAAGGGAGCGAGCAGGGAACAGATGAAAACCTGCGAAAACTTTGGGCTCTCGCTTGAGAAATTCTTAGAAATTTCTCTCGAGGCGATGAAAACGATCGCTTCTGAACTCGGTTTGTGA